Part of the Sphingobium lignivorans genome is shown below.
GAGGATTGCATGCTCGCTGGGAATAAAATCATCATCACTGTCGCCATCAATGGCGGCATGCAGCAGGATCGCGAAGGCGCGGTCATTCCCAAGCAGCCTGTCGAGATTGGCGAAGCGGCGGCGCGCTGCTACGAGGCGGGGGCTGCGATGGTGCATGTCCATGCGCGTGATCCCGAGGGCAAGAATAGCGGCGATCCCGCAATCTACGCCCAGATCATCAGGGAAATTCGCGCCCGTTCGCCGATTCTCGTCCAGACCACCAACGGCATCGGCGTGCGGCGCGACCCGAAAACGGGCCAGCTATACTGGCCATCCGATGAGGAGCGCCTGGGTCTGCTGGGGATCGAGCCGCAGCAGGACCTGTTCGGTATCGCGGCGGGTTCGGCGGATTTCTATAATCCCGAAGGCGGTTATCCGGGCGAGACGCCCTATGTGAACTCGCCCGAACTGCTGCGCAGTACGATCAAGGCCGTCTACGAGAAGGGGTCGGCGCTCGAATATGAGATTGTCGAGGCAAGCTCGCTTCATCGCCTCATGCGCTATGCCGAGGAGGGACTGTTCGATCGTCACCGCGAAAATATGTGGCTTCTGCATGGCGGCGGATTTGGAGCGACGCCCGCCATTGCGCGCAACGTGATCTTCTCCATCGATGAAGGCCTGCGCATGTTCCCCAAGGCGATCTGGGGCATTACAGGGACCGGGCGCGACATGTTCAAGATGGCGACACTGGGCGTCGCGATGGGTTGCGATCTTGTCCGGGTCGGATTTGAAGACGGCATTCACCTGCCGGATGGCACGGTGGGCCGCGACAATAGCGAGATGGTCCGGGCCGCGGTGGACATCGCCGCTTTCTATGGCGCCCAGCCAGCCACGGTTGAGGAAGCGCGGGCACGTTTCGGGCTCAAGGCGGCCTGACCGTGGAGCCACCCGTCGTGCTCGTCACCAGTCCGATGCTTGCCGCACGGCAAGCTGACTGGAATCTCGGCTATCGCCTGGTCACGGGCGACGTGACGCCGGAGGTTGCCGAGCGCGTGGAAGTGGTCGTGAGCGGCGACAGTCTTTCGAACGCCCTGATCGACAGTTTGCCGCGGCTCAAGCTCGTCGCCTGCTTCTCGACCGGCTATACCGGAATCGATCTCGCCCATCTGCGCAGGCGCGCCATCGCGCTCACCACTGCGGCGGGCGTCAATGCCCATGATGTCGCCGATCATGCGATGGCGCTGCTCCTCGGCTGGTGGCATGGCATTCCCAGCGCCGACCGGCAGGTGCGCAGTGGCGGCTGGCGTGACACGCTGCCTCCGCGCTCTTCACTGCGGGGTCGACGAGCCGGCGTCGTTGGTCTGGGACGTATCGGGCACGCCATCGCACAGCGGCTGCATAGCCATGAGATGCCGGTCCGCTGGTGGGGGCCGCGGGACAAGCCCGACGTGGAATGGAAGCGTGCCGAGAGCCTGCTCGCGCTTGCTGAGTGGAGCGATATATTGATCGTCGCGAGCCGCGCCGATCCGCAGAACGCCGGCCAGATCGACGCTGCCGTGCTGCGGGCTCTGGGAGCCGGCGGTGTGCTGGTGAATGTCTCGCGCGGCTTTCTCGTCGATGAGGGTGCGCTGATCGGTGCGCTCCGCGACGGCTTGCTGGGCGGCGCCGCGCTCGATGTCTTTGCGGCCGAGCCGACCGATGCGACGCTTTGGAGCGATGTTCCCAACACCCTGCTGAGCCCCCATATTGCCGGGTTCACGCGCGAGGCGGGCGCCGACATGATTGCCCAGCTTCGTGAGAATGTGCGTCGCTACTTCGCGGGCGAGCCATTGCTGACGCCGGTGGAGGACGCGGCATGACGGTCTTTCATCCTGCGACCGGGCTCGCGGTGGGGAGCTTCGGCGTCGGCACTTATCGTCTCCCCGGCGGCAGGCCCTTTCCAGCTATCGTTCTTGCCGATGGCACGGTGATCGATGTGTCTGGAGACTATGTCGATACTCATGCCATTTTCGACGACTGGGATCGTGCGCTGGACCGGTTCGCCGACCTTGCCGCGAAAGGGCAGGGAAGTGACCTGCGCTTCGAGGCCATTGAGTGCCTGCCTCCGCTTGCCCATCCCAATCTGCTCGGCGCCGGTTCGAATTATCGCCAGCATGTCGCGGAGATGATGACACACAACAAGTTCAACCAGGACCAGCGTCTTGCAGGGGAAAGCGACGAAGCCTTCTTTCAGCGCAACCTGGCGGAGGTTGATCGGCGCGCAAGCGAAGGCATGCCGTTCATCTGGACGGGACTTCATTCATCGCTCGCCGGTGCCAATGACGATATCGTTCTGCCGCTGATCGGCGAGAATCCCGATTGGGAGCTGGAACTGGGCGTCGTCGTGGCGGGAAGCGGTCGCTATCTCAGGCCGGACGAGACCGAGTCTCTCATTGCGGGCTATGTGATCGTCAACGATCTCGGCACGGTGGACGAGTTCCGCCGCGTAGACATCAAGTTCGGCTATGACTGGATGAGCAAGCATCAGCCGAGCTTCAAGCCGTTCGGGCCGTTCATCGTGCCGAAGCAATTCGTGAAGCGCGACGAAATCCGCATCAATCTCAAGGTTAATGGCGAGACGATGCAGGACTGGCCGGTGACGGACATGATCTTCTCGCCCGAGCAGATGCTTTCCTATGCCACCGAGCGGCTGCGGCTTCTGCCGGGCGATCTTCTGATCACCGGATCGCCGCCGGGCAATGCCGGATCGCATGGCGGCCGGTGGCTGCGTCCGGGCGATGTCGTGGAAAGTTCGCTCGACTATCTGGGCCGCCAGCGCAACCGCGTCGTGGCGGAAGACGCTGGGGGGCGGAGCCCAACCTTTGGCGCATTCAAGACGAGCTGGTAGCGAGCCGTGGCAGGAGCAGGAAGAGCGTGGCGGGGATCAGCAGCAGCCCGGCCGCTGCGAGGAGGGCGGATGTATAGCCGCCCGTCATGTCCGCCAATTTCCCCATCCATAGGGGGCTGAGGCCGGCGGCGACCATGAAGCCGCCATATTGCGCGGCATAGGCGCGGCTATAGCCGGCGAGGGGAAAATAGCGCGCGGTGAGGATGCCGATCAGATCGGCTTCGGCGCCCATGGCGGCGCCCAGCGCGATCGCGCCCAGCGGTGCCATCGCGGAGCCGCCGAGCGCCAGAACGGCGCAGCCCGTCCCGCACATGAGGCAACTTGCGCAGCCGAGCCAGGCCGGCTCGATCCGATCCGCCAGCCATCCGACGAGGATACGCGTGACGATCACCGACAGGCCGATAAGCCCGGCAAGGGCGCCCGCCTGCTGCACCGGCATGCCGGCCTCGCGCAACATCGGGACGAAATGCGGGAGCATGCCCGCAAAGGCGAAGGCCATTGCGCAAAAGGCGAGATATTGCAGGCGGTAGAGCCGCGACGAGCGCACCGCGCCATAGTGTTCGCCCGCGGCCCGAGCGGCAAGGAGCGCCCGGCCCGGCAAGCCGAAAAGCGCGGGAAAGATCCCGAGCGCCGCGAGTGCGGAAAGCGCCAGGAAGCCCTCGCGCCAGCCATAGCGTGTGATGATGATGGCAATGAGAGGCGGCACGATCGCCGCTGCGAGACCGATCCCGACCTGGGTGAGGCCAAGCGCCAGGCCACGCGAACGGTTGAAGGCGGCCGAGACCGCGCGTGTGTAGGGCACGGGTGTTGACGTGGCCGTCAGCAAGCCGATCAGGACCAGGATCAGCACATAGGCCCCTGCCGACCAGACCTGCGACAATGCGAGGAACCCCAGCGAAAGCATGAGCGCGCCCAGCGCTGCCATGGCGCGTGGTCCGAACCGGTCGATGAGCCGTCCGACCAGCGGCATCGCAGCTGCCATGGCGAGGGTGGAGCCGAAAAAGGCCGCACCGAATGCCGTCCGGCTGAGTGCGATGTCGCCTGCGAGATCGCGCGCAAACAGGCCGACATTATAGGTGAGCAACCCGGAGACGCCGAGACCCACGCCCAGTGCCGAGGTCAGGACGATGCGCCAGCCCCGTCCGAACTCCGAAGGCGCTATAGCGCCGGCGGCTCCCGGCTCATTCTCCCCTGTCGTCACTCTTGTCCTTGCCGAGAGCTAGTGCGCATAATCCGCGCCAGCATCGTCCAGCATCCGGGTGAGCGCAACCCATTCGCGGTCGATCACCGCATCGCCATTCTCGAAGGCTCGCGCCATGAATCGGCAATCCTCCTCGGTCGGCCAGACGAGATCGGCCTTCGGATCGCGGGATTGTGAGAGCGTCGCCACCTGCATGCGGCAGGCGCGCTCCAGATAATAGATACGCGAGAAGCACTCCCGCACCGACTTGCCGATGACGAGGGGGCCGTGGTTGCGCAGCATCAGAACGTCGCCATCGGCCAGTGCCGCCGGCAGTCGTGCGCGCTTCTCGGCGCTGTCGAACGGGCCACAATAGTCGAGATAGAAGATCTTGCCGAAGAAACGCAGCGCATGCTGGCTCAACGGCAGCAGGCCCTCGCGATAATTGGCAACCGCGATCGTCGCTTCGGTATGCGCGTGCATGACGCAGGCCGCGCGGGGCTGGCCCATATGGATGGCGCTGTGGATGCAGAAGCCGCCGCGGCTGATGCCGAGCCCGGTCGGATCGCTGATGACATTGCCGTCGACATCGCATTTGACCATGTCCGAGGCGCGCGCCTCGTGGAAAAGATGGCCATAGGGCAGCTGGAGGAAATGTTCGTCCTCGCCCGGTACGCGGATCGAGATATGCGTATGGATGAGGTCGGTGATGCCGAGCCAATGGAACAGCCGGTAGGCGATCGCCAGTTCGACCCGCGCTTCCTGCTCCGCCGGTGAGATATGGTCCGCGACCAGTTTGACGGACGCCATGATATTGCCGGTCGTCATATCAGTTCCTCTCTGTCAAAGCTCCAGCTCGGCACCGCCCTGGATGCGCCGGAACAGCGCCATCGCGCTGAGCGCCCGGGGCAGGCCGGCATAAGGGATGGTCTGGAGGATGATCTCCTTGATCTCCTCGTCCGTGAAGCCGAGCTTGTGCGCATGCTTGAAGTGGATCGCGACGCCATGCGCGCCGATCGCGATCAGGATCGACATGCAGATCAGCTCGCGGTCTCGCAGCGACAGGCCGGGGCGTGCCCAGATTGTCCCGAAATTGGCTTCCGAGATGATCTTCCACAGATCCTCGTCAAGCTCGCGGACGCCTTCATTCTGCCCCCAGCCAAGCTGCGCGATGATGTCGAGCCCCGCCTGCTCCCGCCCGTCGTTAAAATCGCTCATCCTGTTATCCTTCAAAACCTCACCTGACCCCGGACACCGAAGGTGCGCGGCGCGTAGAGGACGATGCCGACCGCCTGATTGTTGGGATAAGCGTTGCTCATCGTGGCGCTGGCGATCGTGACGACATCGGTCACATTGTTGACATAGCCCTGGATCGACCAGCGATTGTCCGGCGCCTGATAGGAAAGGCTGAGGTCGATCCGCGCAGTCGGCTTTCC
Proteins encoded:
- a CDS encoding 3-keto-5-aminohexanoate cleavage protein, producing the protein MLAGNKIIITVAINGGMQQDREGAVIPKQPVEIGEAAARCYEAGAAMVHVHARDPEGKNSGDPAIYAQIIREIRARSPILVQTTNGIGVRRDPKTGQLYWPSDEERLGLLGIEPQQDLFGIAAGSADFYNPEGGYPGETPYVNSPELLRSTIKAVYEKGSALEYEIVEASSLHRLMRYAEEGLFDRHRENMWLLHGGGFGATPAIARNVIFSIDEGLRMFPKAIWGITGTGRDMFKMATLGVAMGCDLVRVGFEDGIHLPDGTVGRDNSEMVRAAVDIAAFYGAQPATVEEARARFGLKAA
- a CDS encoding fumarylacetoacetate hydrolase family protein, with product MTVFHPATGLAVGSFGVGTYRLPGGRPFPAIVLADGTVIDVSGDYVDTHAIFDDWDRALDRFADLAAKGQGSDLRFEAIECLPPLAHPNLLGAGSNYRQHVAEMMTHNKFNQDQRLAGESDEAFFQRNLAEVDRRASEGMPFIWTGLHSSLAGANDDIVLPLIGENPDWELELGVVVAGSGRYLRPDETESLIAGYVIVNDLGTVDEFRRVDIKFGYDWMSKHQPSFKPFGPFIVPKQFVKRDEIRINLKVNGETMQDWPVTDMIFSPEQMLSYATERLRLLPGDLLITGSPPGNAGSHGGRWLRPGDVVESSLDYLGRQRNRVVAEDAGGRSPTFGAFKTSW
- a CDS encoding NAD(P)-dependent oxidoreductase; this encodes MEPPVVLVTSPMLAARQADWNLGYRLVTGDVTPEVAERVEVVVSGDSLSNALIDSLPRLKLVACFSTGYTGIDLAHLRRRAIALTTAAGVNAHDVADHAMALLLGWWHGIPSADRQVRSGGWRDTLPPRSSLRGRRAGVVGLGRIGHAIAQRLHSHEMPVRWWGPRDKPDVEWKRAESLLALAEWSDILIVASRADPQNAGQIDAAVLRALGAGGVLVNVSRGFLVDEGALIGALRDGLLGGAALDVFAAEPTDATLWSDVPNTLLSPHIAGFTREAGADMIAQLRENVRRYFAGEPLLTPVEDAA
- a CDS encoding MFS transporter; translated protein: MTTGENEPGAAGAIAPSEFGRGWRIVLTSALGVGLGVSGLLTYNVGLFARDLAGDIALSRTAFGAAFFGSTLAMAAAMPLVGRLIDRFGPRAMAALGALMLSLGFLALSQVWSAGAYVLILVLIGLLTATSTPVPYTRAVSAAFNRSRGLALGLTQVGIGLAAAIVPPLIAIIITRYGWREGFLALSALAALGIFPALFGLPGRALLAARAAGEHYGAVRSSRLYRLQYLAFCAMAFAFAGMLPHFVPMLREAGMPVQQAGALAGLIGLSVIVTRILVGWLADRIEPAWLGCASCLMCGTGCAVLALGGSAMAPLGAIALGAAMGAEADLIGILTARYFPLAGYSRAYAAQYGGFMVAAGLSPLWMGKLADMTGGYTSALLAAAGLLLIPATLFLLLPRLATSSS
- a CDS encoding carboxymuconolactone decarboxylase family protein translates to MSDFNDGREQAGLDIIAQLGWGQNEGVRELDEDLWKIISEANFGTIWARPGLSLRDRELICMSILIAIGAHGVAIHFKHAHKLGFTDEEIKEIILQTIPYAGLPRALSAMALFRRIQGGAELEL
- a CDS encoding class II aldolase/adducin family protein, whose translation is MTTGNIMASVKLVADHISPAEQEARVELAIAYRLFHWLGITDLIHTHISIRVPGEDEHFLQLPYGHLFHEARASDMVKCDVDGNVISDPTGLGISRGGFCIHSAIHMGQPRAACVMHAHTEATIAVANYREGLLPLSQHALRFFGKIFYLDYCGPFDSAEKRARLPAALADGDVLMLRNHGPLVIGKSVRECFSRIYYLERACRMQVATLSQSRDPKADLVWPTEEDCRFMARAFENGDAVIDREWVALTRMLDDAGADYAH